The genomic region GTTGAAAAATGCGACTATCCTTTCAAATGATTACGGTATGGCACCTGGGATGCTTTATAAAAATGAGACGCATTATTACATGCTGCTTCCGGGACCACCTAAGGAATTAGAACCGATGTTTATGCAATATGGTAGGGATGCCCTACTAAATGAATTGGACGAGCAACAGGTGATAAAATCCAAAGTATTACGCTTTTTTGGTATTGGTGAGGCTCAACTTGAAACAGAGATAGAAGATATTATCGATGAGCAATCAAACCCAACTGTGGCCCCTCTTGCTAGTAACGGAGAAGTCAAACTTCGTCTAACTGCCAAGCATATGTCTGAGCAAGAGGCAGATAAATTAATTCAAGCTCTTGAAGAAAAAATTAAGAAACGGATTGGTCAATACTTATATGGCTATAATGACTCCTCATTAATGGGGGAAGTTGTTCGTTTACTGAAGAGCCATAATAAAACGATATCCATAGCAGAAAGTTTAACAGGTGGCTCATTTAGTGCAGAGCTCACTTCCTTTCCTGGCATTAGTGAGAATTTTTTCGGTGGAATTGTGTGTTATTCGAATGAGGCGAAAAAAGATTTGTTACACGTTCAACAAAATACGCTTGATTCTTCTGGAGCGATTAGTTCAGAATGTGCTGCAGAAATGGCCGTTAATATTCGAGAGAAATTAAAAACGGACATAGGGATTAGTTTTACCGGTGTAGCAGGTCCAGATCCTAGTGAGGGAAAAGATGTTGGGACGGTTTGGATTGGGCTATCGTTTAAAGGAAGGGAACCTTATACTTTTCCACTACAGTTAGCAGGTACCCGACAATCGATTCGGATGAGAACGACTAAATATGGTTGTTATTATATATTGAAACATTTTCTAGCATAACAATGGCCCCTGTTTTACAAGGGGTCTTTGTTATGCTCGTTTCCATTTATCGACAAGTTTCATCATAGTTTCATAAGAACAATGGGAATGAGAAAGACGGGGGAGTTAACATGAACTCAATTTATAGGTTGAGCAGTTTTTTATACGCTGAATAAAAAGATGGACTGAACGAATTGTGTGGGCAAAGGAACAAAGCATAGTTAATGAGATGAATAATGATTCGCTACTTCTAAATCAAATCATGCTTTTTGTAATTATGCACTTATAAAAAATTAGACCTCCATTAAGATGGATTTCAGATTCAAAAAAACACCAGTAAAAAAAGCGAACATTTATTCGTTTTTTGCTTGGCAAAACAGGTAAACTGGTTTATAGTATAGATAGCTTAACAAATTAAACATAACTTTTAGTTAAACAATAGAATGCTATGAAAGAGGAGGAA from Bacillus spongiae harbors:
- a CDS encoding competence/damage-inducible protein A, with the protein product MRAEIIAIGSELLLGQIVNTNAKFLSQHLAEMGIPVYYHTVVGDNADRLKQAIEIAESRSSLIIFTGGLGPTKDDLTKDTIAKHIGVELELHEQAMNMIEKYFQKANRTMTENNRKQAMVLKNATILSNDYGMAPGMLYKNETHYYMLLPGPPKELEPMFMQYGRDALLNELDEQQVIKSKVLRFFGIGEAQLETEIEDIIDEQSNPTVAPLASNGEVKLRLTAKHMSEQEADKLIQALEEKIKKRIGQYLYGYNDSSLMGEVVRLLKSHNKTISIAESLTGGSFSAELTSFPGISENFFGGIVCYSNEAKKDLLHVQQNTLDSSGAISSECAAEMAVNIREKLKTDIGISFTGVAGPDPSEGKDVGTVWIGLSFKGREPYTFPLQLAGTRQSIRMRTTKYGCYYILKHFLA